In the genome of Streptomyces sp. P3, the window ACGCCCTCCTCGCGGTCCACGGCGTGACCGCGCGCCCGTATCTCCGTGAGGTCCGCCAGCAGTGACCGCCTGCTGGTGTGCGAGTGCGGGGTCAGCGCCTCGTAGGGCCCCTCGGGCAGCTCGTCGTCGGGCCGCTGGGCCAGCAGCGCCTTGCCGAGCGCGCCGGCGTGCGCGGGGAGCCGTCTGCCGACCCGGCTGATCGTGCGCAGGTATTCGTGCGACTCCCGCGTGGCCAGATACGCGACCCCCCGGCCGTCCAGCCGCCCCAGGTGGATCGTCTCGCCCAGCGCCTCGGACGCCTCGTCGAGATAGGGGCGCACCAGGCGCACCCGAGGATCGGAGTCGAGGTAGCTCGTGCCCGTCAGCAGGGCGTGGATGCCGATGCCGTAGAGGGACCCGGTGACGTCGGTGCGCACCCAGCCGCGGCCGATCAGGGTCTGCAGCAGCGCGTACATCGAACTGCGCGGCACGCCCAGCTCGTCCGCGAGCTCCTGCAGCCGCGCGGGCCGGTCGCCGCGCGCCGCGAGCAGTTCCAGCAGCTCGACCGTGCGCGCCGCGGACTTCACCTCCCGGACGCCCTCTGTCTCCGACATGAGCCGATCGTAAGGGCGGGCCCCGCTCCATTGACGCCAGGCGTTCGTGTATCTAACCTCCATCTGCATACATGGATGACGTCTACATAGGGAGATGGCAGGGAGATGGTGACGGTGAACCCCGACCAGGACACGGTCCGACGCCTGCGGGACGGCATGGCGCGGGGAGTGCTGTCGTTCCCGCTCACGAGCTTCCACGACGACGGCTCCCTCGACCCGGACGGCTTCCGCGCGCACGTCGCCGTCCAGCTCGCCGCCGCCCCCGGCGCCCTCTTCCCGGCCTGCGGCACCGGCGAGTTCTTCTCCCTCGACGAGGACGAGTACCGGCAGGTGGTGACGATCGCCGTCGAGGAGGCGGCCGGCCGGGTGCCCGTCGTCGCCGGCATCGGCTACGGCTGGGCCCAGGCCGCCCGCTTCGCGCGCATCGCCGAGGACGCCGGCGCCGACGCCCTCCTCGTCCTCCCGCACTACCTCGTCGCCGCCCCGCAGGACGGCCTCGTCGCCCAGCTGGAGCAGATCGCCGCCCGCACCCCGCTGCCCCTCATCGCCTACCAGCGCGGCCAGGTCGCGTTCACCGTCGCCTCCCTGAGACGCGTCGCCGCCCTCCCGACCGTCGTCGGCCTCAAGGACGGCCACAGCGACCTCGACCGCCTCCAGCGGCTCACCCTCGCCGCACCCGAGGACTTCCTCTTCTTCAACGGCGCGGCCACCGCCGAGATCCAGGCCCGCGCCTACGCCGCCGTCGGCGTCCCCGCCTACTCCTCAGCCGTCCACGCCTTCGCCCCGGAGATCGCGAACGCCTTCTTCGCCGCCGTGCGCGACCGGGACGACAAGACGACGGACCGGCTGCTGCGCGACTTCTACGTCCCCCTCGTCGAACTGCGCGACCGGGTGCCGGGATACGCCGTGTCGCTGGTGAAGGCCGCCGCCCGGCTGCGCGGCCGGCGCGTCGGCCCGGTCCGCGCCCCGCTCACCGACCCCTCGCCCGCGGACCTCGACGCGCTCGCGACCCTCCTGACCGCCGGCCTCGCCCTCGTAGGAGCCGCCCAGTGAACCTCACGATCACCGACGTCCGCCTCACCCCGATCCTGGTCGCCGACCCGCCCCTGCTCAACACCCAGGGCGTGCACCAGCCGTACACCCCCCGGCTGATCGTCGAGGTCGTCACCGCCGACGGCACCACCGGCGTCGGCGAGACGTACGGCGACACCAAGTACCTGGAACTGGCCCGCCCGTACGCCGCGAAAGTGATCGGCCGTCAAGCCACAGACCTGAACGGCCTGTTCACGCTCGCCGACGAGGTGGACGTCGACGGCTCCCGGATCCTGGGGCAGGTGGACGTCGGCGGGCTGCGCGGCGTCCAGACCGCCGACAAGCTGCGCCTGTCCGTCGTGTCCGCCTTCGAGGTCGCCTGCCTGGACGCCCTCGGCAAGGCGCTCGGCCTGCCCGTGCACGCACTGCTCGGCGGCAAGGTGCGCGACGCGGTCGAGTACAGCGCCTACCTCTTCTACAAGTGGGCCGCCCACCCCGACGGCGTGCCCGCGGAGAAGGACGACTGGGGCGCCGCCGTCGACCCGGCGGGCGTCGTCGAGCAGGCCCGCCGCTTCACCGAGCGGTACGGCTTCACCTCCTTCAAGCTCAAGGGCGGCGTCTTCCCGCCACAGGAGGAGATCGCCGCCGTCCGCGCCCTGGCCGAGGCCTTCCCCGGGCACCCGCTGCGCCTCGACCCCAACGGCGCCTGGTCCGTCGAGACCTCGCTGAAGGTCGCCGACGAGATCGGCGGGCTCCTCGAGTACCTGGAGGACCCCGCGCTCGGCACCCCGGCGATGGCCGAGGTCGCCGCGCGGACCGACGTGCCGCTCGCCACCAACATGTGCGTGACGACGTTCGCCGAGATCAAGGAGGCCTTCACCCGCGACGCCGTCCAGGTCGTCCTCTCCGACCACCACTACTGGGGCGGACTGCGCAACACCCGGCAACTCGCCGCGATCTGCCGGACGTTCGGCGTCGGCGTCTCCATGCACTCCAACACCCACCTGGGCATCTCACTGGCCGCCATGACCCACGTGGCGTCCACCGTCCCGAACCTCCACCACGCCTGCGACTCCCACTACCCCTGGCAGTCGGAGGACGTCCTCACCGAGCGGCTGACCTTCGACGACGGCAGGGTCGCGGTCTCCGACGCGCCCGGCCTAGGCGTGGAACTCGACCGCGACCGGCTCGCGTTCCTCCACCGGCGCTGGCTCGACGACGACGGCGCCCTGCGCGACCGCGACGACGCGGCGGCGATGCGCGTGGCCGAACCGGGCTGGGAGACGCCCGCCGTCCCCCGCTGGTGACCGGCGCCCCCGCGCGCGAGGCTGGGCGCGTCGGGGGCGCGGCTACCGCGCGGGACGGCCCCACGGCCCGCCGGAGGAGCAGGCCGAGGCTGTTTCGTACCGGTGGGTAGGCATTGCAACCCCGGGCGTGACGGACCCCGCGGTGTCCGCACCGTGGTGCACACTGGCCAGATCGGCACCACGTCAGGGAGCGCACCGTGACCGCGTCCAACGCGTCCACCGGAGAGGGACGCCACCGCCACACCGGCCCGAACGGCCACACCGGCCGCACCGGGCAGGACCGCCACACCGGCCAGAACGGCCACCCGGGACCGGGGCGGCGGGCCGCCCGGGTCGACCCGCTGGGGGAGCGGCGCGTCGCCGGCGACCCGCCGTGGGACGTCTACCTCACCGGGACGGTCTTCCTCGACATCATCTTCACCGGCCTCGACTCCGCCCCGGTGCGCGGGACCGAGTCCTGGGCGCGCGGTATGGGATCGAGCCCCGGGGGCGTCGCCAACATGGCCACCGCCCTCGCCCGCCTCGGCCTGCGCACCTCCCTCGCGGCGGCCTTCGGCGACGACCACTACGGCGAGTACTGCTGGGACGCCCTGGAACAGGGCGAGGGCATCGACCTGACCCCCTCCCGCTCGGTCCCCGGCTGGCACTCCCCGGTCACCGTCTCCATGGCCTACGAGGGCGAACGCACCATGGTCTCGCACGGACACGAGCCGCCGCCCGAGGAGCCGGCGCCCGAGTGCCCGCCGCACGCCCGCGCCGCCGTGGCCTCCCTCGCCCCCGGCGTCCGCGCCCCCTGGATCGCCCAGGCCGCCCGCCGCGGCACCCGCGTCTTCGCCGACGTCGGATGGGACGACACCGGCGCCTGGGACCTCGCCGGCCTCGCCGACCTGGAGCACTGCGAGGCGTTCCTGCCCAACGCACAGGAGGCCATGCGCTACACCCGCGCCGACTGCCCCCGCGCCGCCGCGCACGCCCTCACCGAACACGTCCCGCTCGCGGTCGTCACCCTCGGTGCGGAGGGCGCGTACGCGGTGGACCGCGTGACGGGCGAGAGCGCCGAGGTCCCCGCCATCGCCGTCGAGGCCCTCGACCCCACCGGCGCGGGGGACGTCTTCGTGGCCGGTTTCGTGACCGGCACCCTGGCGGGGTGGCCGCTGGCCGACCGGCTGGCCTTCGCCGGCCTCACGGCGGCCCTGTCCGTGCAGGAGTTCGGCGGCTCGCTCTCCGCCCCCGGCTGGTCCGAGATCGCGGCCTGGTGGCGCAGGGTCCAGTCGGTCGAGGGCCAGGACCCCGAGGCGCTGCGGCGGTACGCGTTCCTGGACGGCCTGCTCCCGGCGCTGCTCCCGGCGGAGGAGGAGGCCGCCCCGTGGCCGCTGCGCAGGGCGGTGCCGACGATCGGTTTCGGCCGGTCAGCATGACCACCGGCACATGACAAAACCCCTGGGGCGTTGTCAGCCCCCTGGCGTACCCTTGAATCGCCAGGCCGCCCTTGTGGCAGGCGAGACGCATCCGGGAGGACGTAGAGGCCTTCGGGCCGGCCTATGACTCAGACACCGACAGCTCACACGCCCGCGCAGGGCAAGGCGAGAGCACAGTTCACCGTTCCCGCCCAGCACCCCATGGTGACCGTGCTGGGATCCGGAGACTCCCTCCTGCGCGTGATCGAGACGGCTTTCCCGGCGGCCGACATCCACGTCCGGGGCAACGAGATCAGCGCGGTCGGCGACCCACGGGAAGTCGCCCTCGTCCAGCGCCTGTTCGACGAGATGATGCTGGTGCTCCGCACCGGGCAGCCGATGACGGAGGACGCAGTGGAACGCTCGATCGCCATGCTGCGGGCGAGTGAGAACGGGACGAACGACGGCCAGGAGACCCCGGCCGAGGTTCTGACGCAGAACATCCTGTCCTCGCGCGGCCGCACCATCAGACCCAAGACCCTCAACCAGAAGCGGTACGTCGACGCGATCGACAAGCACACGATCGTCTTCGGCATCGGACCCGCGGGCACCGGCAAGACCTACCTGGCCATGGCCAAGGCGGTCCAGGCCCTGCAGTCCAAGCAGGTCAACCGCATCATCCTGACCCGCCCAGCGGTCGAGGCCGGCGAACGCCTCGGCTTCCTCCCCGGCACCCTCTACGAGAAGATCGACCCCTACCTGCGCCCGCTGTACGACGCGCTGCACGACATGCTGGACCCGGACTCGATCCCGAAGCTGATGGCCTCGGGCACGATCGAGGTCGCGCCCCTGGCGTACATGAGGGGCAGGACGCTCAACGACGCCTTCATCATCCTGGACGAGGCGCAGAACACCTCGCCCGAGCAGATGAAGATGTTCCTGACCCGGCTCGGGTTCGACTCGAAGATCGTGATCACCGGTGACGTGACGCAGGTCGACCTGCCGAACGGCACCAAGTCGGGCCTGCGGCAGGTCCAGGAGATCCTCGAGGGCCTCGACGACGTGCACTTCTCCCGCCTGTCGTCCCAGGACGTCGTCCGGCACAAGCTGGTCGGCCGTATCGTCGACGCGTACGAGAAGTACGACAGCCACAACGGTACGGAGAACGGCACCCACCAGGGCGGCCGTAACAAGCGGAAGTAGACGAGCAGCGCCATGTCGATCGACGTCAACAACGAGTCCGGAACCGAGGTCGACGAGCAGGCGGTCCTCGACATCGCCCGCTACGCGCTCGCGCGGATGCGCATTCACCCGCTCTCGGAGCTCTCGGTGATCGTCGTGGACGCCGACGCCATGGAGCAGCTGCACATCCAGTGGATGGACCTGCCGGGGCCGACCGACGTCATGTCCTTCCCGATGGACGAGCTGCGTCCGCCGTCGAAGGACGACGACGAGCCCCCGCAGGGCCTCCTCGGTGACATCGTGCTGTGTCCCGAGGTGGCCGAGCGGCAGGGCAAGGAAGCGCCCACGGAGCACTCCATGGACGAGGAGCTGCAGTTGCTCACGGTCCATGGAGTGCTGCACCTGCTGGGCTACGACCACGAGGAGCCGGACGAGAAGGCCGAGATGTTCGGTCTCCAGGCGGCCATCGTGGACGGCTGGCGGGCCGAGAAGGGCCTGACCGGGCCGTCGCCGGCGCCGACCGTCTCATGAGCCCCACCCTCATCGCCGGCGCGATCGCCCTGGTCGTCGTCGCGTGGCTCGCCGCCTGCGCGGAGGCGGGCCTCGCGCGCGTCTCCAGTTTCCGCGCCGAGGAGGCCGTACGGTCCGGCCGGCGAGGCAGCGCCAAGCTCGCGCAGATCGCCGCCGACCCCACCCGCTACCTCAACGTGGCCCTGCTGGTCCGGGTGGCGTGCGAGATGGCGGCCGCGGCGCTGGTCACCTACGAGTGCCTCCAGGAGATCGACGGCACGGCCCCGGCGCTGTTCGCCGCGATCGGCGTGATGGTGCTGGTGTCCTACGTGGCCGTCGGCGTGTCCCCGCGCACCATCGGCCGTCAGCACCCGCTGAACACGGCGACGGCGGCCGCGTACGTGCTGCTGCCGCTGGCCAGGATCATGGGACCGATCCCGTCGCTGCTGATCCTCATCGGCAACGCGCTCACACCCGGCAAGGGCTTCCGCCGCGGTCCGTTCGCCTCCGAGGCGGAGCTGCGGGCGCTGGTCGACCTGGCGGAGAAGGAGTCGCTGATCGAGGACGAGGAGCGCCGCATGGTGCACTCCGTCTTCGAGCTCGGCGACACCCTGGTGCGGGAGGTCATGGTGCCGCGGACCGACCTCGTCGTCATCGAGCGCTACAAGACCATCCGGCAGGCCCTCACCCTCGCCCTGCGCTCAGGGTTCTCCCGGATACCCGTGACCGGGGAGAGCGAGGACGACATCGTCGGCATCGTGTATCTGAAGGACCTGGTCCGCAAGACGCACATCAGCCGGGACGCCGAGGGCGAGCTGGTGTCGACGGCGATGCGGCCGGCCGCCTTCGTCCCCGACACCAAGAACGCGGGCGACCTGCTGCGGGAGATGCAGCAGGACCGCAACCACGTGGCCGTCGTCATCGACGAGTACGGCGGCACGGCGGGCATCGTGACCATCGAGGACATCCTCGAGGAGATCGTCGGCGAGATCACCGACGAGTACGACCGCGAGCTCCCGCCGGTGGAGGAGCTGGGCGACGACCGTCACCGGGTCACCGCCCGCCTCGACATCACCGACCTGGGCGAGCTGTACGGCCTGGAGGAGTACGACGACGAGGACGTGGAGACCGTCGGCGGTCTGCTGGCGAAGGCCCTCGGTCGGGTGCCCATCGCCGGCGCCTCCTCCGAGGTCGAGCTGCCCGACGGGCGCAAGCTGCGGCTGACGGCGGAGGCCGCGGCCGGCCGCCGGAACAAGATCGTGACGGTGCTGGTGGAGCCGGTGGAGCCCGCCGTGCCGTCGGAGGAGGGCGAGGCCGGGTGACTCCCGAGGAGCTGCGCGCTCTCTGCCTGTCCTTCGAGGCGGCGCAGGAGGACTTCCCGTTCCGGCCGGAGATCTCGGTCTTCAAGGTGCTGGGGAAGATGTTCGCGCTGAGCTGGACGGCCGGACGGCCGCTGAAGGTCAACCTCAAGTGCGACCCCGAGGACGCGGTGCGGCTGCGCGGCGAGCATCCGGACCTGATCGCGCCCGGCTACCACATGAACAAACGGCACTGGAACACGGTGACGGTCGACGGCGGGCTCCCCGCCGACCTGGTCCGGGAGCTCGTCGAGGACTCGTACGACCTGGTGGTGGCCGGTCTGCCGCGCGCCGAACGGCTGCGCCTCGACCGTTCCTGAGGACGCTTCGGCGTCCCCGGGACCGGTCCGCGGCCGCGCGGTCCCGGTCTCGTCGGGGGCCGCCGCCGTCGGCGCGCCCGTTCTTCGTATGCTCGGGGCATGACCGACAGCACCGCGCTCGACCCCGAGGACCGCAAGATCGTCACCCTGGCCCGTTCCGCGCGGGCCCGCAACGGTGTGCCCGAGGGG includes:
- a CDS encoding IclR family transcriptional regulator, coding for MSETEGVREVKSAARTVELLELLAARGDRPARLQELADELGVPRSSMYALLQTLIGRGWVRTDVTGSLYGIGIHALLTGTSYLDSDPRVRLVRPYLDEASEALGETIHLGRLDGRGVAYLATRESHEYLRTISRVGRRLPAHAGALGKALLAQRPDDELPEGPYEALTPHSHTSRRSLLADLTEIRARGHAVDREEGVLGIVGFGFALRYDTPAQDAISCSVPVARLTPEHEERIVAVMREIRAKIEATAPGSAGTADWR
- a CDS encoding 5-dehydro-4-deoxyglucarate dehydratase, encoding MVTVNPDQDTVRRLRDGMARGVLSFPLTSFHDDGSLDPDGFRAHVAVQLAAAPGALFPACGTGEFFSLDEDEYRQVVTIAVEEAAGRVPVVAGIGYGWAQAARFARIAEDAGADALLVLPHYLVAAPQDGLVAQLEQIAARTPLPLIAYQRGQVAFTVASLRRVAALPTVVGLKDGHSDLDRLQRLTLAAPEDFLFFNGAATAEIQARAYAAVGVPAYSSAVHAFAPEIANAFFAAVRDRDDKTTDRLLRDFYVPLVELRDRVPGYAVSLVKAAARLRGRRVGPVRAPLTDPSPADLDALATLLTAGLALVGAAQ
- a CDS encoding glucarate dehydratase family protein, whose translation is MNLTITDVRLTPILVADPPLLNTQGVHQPYTPRLIVEVVTADGTTGVGETYGDTKYLELARPYAAKVIGRQATDLNGLFTLADEVDVDGSRILGQVDVGGLRGVQTADKLRLSVVSAFEVACLDALGKALGLPVHALLGGKVRDAVEYSAYLFYKWAAHPDGVPAEKDDWGAAVDPAGVVEQARRFTERYGFTSFKLKGGVFPPQEEIAAVRALAEAFPGHPLRLDPNGAWSVETSLKVADEIGGLLEYLEDPALGTPAMAEVAARTDVPLATNMCVTTFAEIKEAFTRDAVQVVLSDHHYWGGLRNTRQLAAICRTFGVGVSMHSNTHLGISLAAMTHVASTVPNLHHACDSHYPWQSEDVLTERLTFDDGRVAVSDAPGLGVELDRDRLAFLHRRWLDDDGALRDRDDAAAMRVAEPGWETPAVPRW
- a CDS encoding carbohydrate kinase family protein; translated protein: MGERRVAGDPPWDVYLTGTVFLDIIFTGLDSAPVRGTESWARGMGSSPGGVANMATALARLGLRTSLAAAFGDDHYGEYCWDALEQGEGIDLTPSRSVPGWHSPVTVSMAYEGERTMVSHGHEPPPEEPAPECPPHARAAVASLAPGVRAPWIAQAARRGTRVFADVGWDDTGAWDLAGLADLEHCEAFLPNAQEAMRYTRADCPRAAAHALTEHVPLAVVTLGAEGAYAVDRVTGESAEVPAIAVEALDPTGAGDVFVAGFVTGTLAGWPLADRLAFAGLTAALSVQEFGGSLSAPGWSEIAAWWRRVQSVEGQDPEALRRYAFLDGLLPALLPAEEEAAPWPLRRAVPTIGFGRSA
- a CDS encoding PhoH family protein — protein: MTQTPTAHTPAQGKARAQFTVPAQHPMVTVLGSGDSLLRVIETAFPAADIHVRGNEISAVGDPREVALVQRLFDEMMLVLRTGQPMTEDAVERSIAMLRASENGTNDGQETPAEVLTQNILSSRGRTIRPKTLNQKRYVDAIDKHTIVFGIGPAGTGKTYLAMAKAVQALQSKQVNRIILTRPAVEAGERLGFLPGTLYEKIDPYLRPLYDALHDMLDPDSIPKLMASGTIEVAPLAYMRGRTLNDAFIILDEAQNTSPEQMKMFLTRLGFDSKIVITGDVTQVDLPNGTKSGLRQVQEILEGLDDVHFSRLSSQDVVRHKLVGRIVDAYEKYDSHNGTENGTHQGGRNKRK
- the ybeY gene encoding rRNA maturation RNase YbeY; this encodes MSIDVNNESGTEVDEQAVLDIARYALARMRIHPLSELSVIVVDADAMEQLHIQWMDLPGPTDVMSFPMDELRPPSKDDDEPPQGLLGDIVLCPEVAERQGKEAPTEHSMDEELQLLTVHGVLHLLGYDHEEPDEKAEMFGLQAAIVDGWRAEKGLTGPSPAPTVS
- a CDS encoding hemolysin family protein, encoding MSPTLIAGAIALVVVAWLAACAEAGLARVSSFRAEEAVRSGRRGSAKLAQIAADPTRYLNVALLVRVACEMAAAALVTYECLQEIDGTAPALFAAIGVMVLVSYVAVGVSPRTIGRQHPLNTATAAAYVLLPLARIMGPIPSLLILIGNALTPGKGFRRGPFASEAELRALVDLAEKESLIEDEERRMVHSVFELGDTLVREVMVPRTDLVVIERYKTIRQALTLALRSGFSRIPVTGESEDDIVGIVYLKDLVRKTHISRDAEGELVSTAMRPAAFVPDTKNAGDLLREMQQDRNHVAVVIDEYGGTAGIVTIEDILEEIVGEITDEYDRELPPVEELGDDRHRVTARLDITDLGELYGLEEYDDEDVETVGGLLAKALGRVPIAGASSEVELPDGRKLRLTAEAAAGRRNKIVTVLVEPVEPAVPSEEGEAG
- a CDS encoding MmcQ/YjbR family DNA-binding protein, encoding MTPEELRALCLSFEAAQEDFPFRPEISVFKVLGKMFALSWTAGRPLKVNLKCDPEDAVRLRGEHPDLIAPGYHMNKRHWNTVTVDGGLPADLVRELVEDSYDLVVAGLPRAERLRLDRS